ATCATCCTGTTTCACGAGAAGATCCCTCTCTGGCAGTTCTTTGTGTTTATTCCGCTTCTCCTTCTCTGGACTATTTTTTGTTTTGCTGTAATTTCGCCGAAGATAGACCATTTCTTTATCGATAATTTTTTTACATGGCTTCCAAAGTGGTTCTTCGCTAATGGTTTTACACAGAATGCGGGCCAATACTCAAAAACCGTTCTCATACTCACTATAATCTTGGGCTTTGTATTTAATGGACTTGTCGGTCCGATTGTTGAAGAATTGTATTTTAGGGGTTACTTATTGCCCAGATTAGGACAAACGGGCCGGTGGGCTCCACTATTGAACGTTGTCCTTTTTTCCCTTTACCACTTATTTTCTCCTTGGCAAAATGCAACGAGAATATTAGCTCTTCTGCCTCTTGTGTATGTCGTATGGTGGAAGCGCAATATTGTCATCGGCATTGTCACGCATTGTTCGCTCAATATACTTGGTATGATCGCAATGCTCGTCTTTCTCAATAAAGCGTAACTCCATCTGTTGATTCCAAGAGCGCGTTCCGACCAGTGGGCAGCTCAGGCCGAGGGAAATCGCCGCGGCACATGAGGCCGGCATAATGATCATACTACGGAGATTCACAATGAAAATATCCAGGCGTTGCATTCTCGCTTTCTTCCTCATATCTATGACTATTCCCAAAACCGTCGATGCTCAATCTGCTGATTCGACAAACTCGCATAGCAGGTCTTGGGCCTTCCAGCTCGGGATCGGGAGCAACTTCACTCTGACTTCATTTCAGGGATCAACGGTCGGCCTCCTGTATCGCATCTCAGAGGCAAATGCCGTCCGCGGCGGAATCACTCTGAGCGGCAGCACAAGCGACGGCACAAGTCTATACGCCGGAGCCGTGCACGACACCAGTGCCTCGAACATGCCCGGAAACAGTTCCTCAAAGTCTGTAAATATTTCTTTTGTCATCCAGTATCTCTGGTACGGGCGCCCGGGAGGGCCTCTTGTGTTTTACGGTGGCACGGGTCCGTACCTCTCCTACTCATATTCACGATCGTCGCAACTATACAACAACCTCTACAGTTACTACGACACCGGGAGCACAATAGGCTATTGGTCAACAACGAGCTACAATTCCAGTTCCACTCAATGGGGAGCGGGTGTGGCGATAGCCGCCGGCGTTGAATGGCCCGCTCTTTCTTGGCTCTCACTCCATGCTGACTATACCGAAGGGATCCAATACCATTGGGGCTCGAACTCCAGCGGCCAGAGCAGCAGCGCCACCTACCCCAACGCTATCAATACTCGGTCAAGTAATGCGGGCTCTACCACCGGGTGGACGTTCAGCGGTCAAGGGGTGGCGTTCGGCCTCAACGCTTACTTTTAAGTGTGCCCGCTTAAGAAGAGGCTCACGTCACAACGGCATCCCTTCGTGACTAACGAGAACAGCTGTCGGCGAATGGGCCGCGCAAAGATAAAAGAAATTAAAATGAACACCGTCTCGTCCGCGCAACATTCTACACGGAACTGGCTGCACGTTGCCGCTCTACGAGTCTATGACTCGCAGGGTCGTAGAGAGCTTAGCCGCGGAACGTCAGGCGGCCGAGACGTTGATCTTCATCTGCCCACTAAATAGTGAAGGGCTTCATTAATGACTACAAACGACAATGCAAAGGATATTGAACATTTCAACCGCTGGTCTCGAACTTACGATACCTCATGGGTTCAGCGATACACAGACCGATTCCACCCAGAAATGCTCGGGGCCGTTGCCAACGAAATCGCTGCACCGAATGCCGTTCTTGACGTGGGATGCGGAACGGGGAAGTTGCTGCACAAGGCGAGCGCGCTTTGGCCGTCAGCGCAGCTGTTAGGCGTTGACCCGGCAGAAGGTATGGTCGAACTCGCACGGGGCCGGCTGCCATCTGCCACGATTCATTTGGCCGCGGCAGAGTCGCTGCCGCTGGCAGATTCTTCCGTAGACGTCGTTCTCAGCAGCATCTCATTTCATCATTGGAGTGACAAACCTGCAGCTCTCCGAGAGGTACATCGCGTCCTTCGCACAGGAGGCTGCTTCTGCCTGGCAGACATATCCATGCCGGCTTGGCTCGCCGCACTTTTCCGACACTCCACGGTGAAGAGCCCTGCAGCGACAAGTCAACTCTTTCGTGAGGCCGGCTTCACGGTCAAGGCCCAACATCGTACCTTCACCCGATTTGTCTTTTTGACACTTGGCGTTAAGGGATCGAAGAGCGGATAAAAATCAACCCATTGAATTGACACCGGCGGCTCAATTCCCGACGGGATCCCTTCGGGACTAACGGAATCAGCCGTTGGCGAATGCGCCGTGGTAAGGATGGCAAATTTAAACAAATGAACGTCACTTCCGCGCAACATTCTAGATGGAACTGGCTGCATGATGCCGCTCCGCGAGTCCATGGCTCGCACAGTCGTGAGCAGCTCAGTTGCCTCCGCTCCTGCCAAAGGCATTTCCCGAAGGGATCGTTTCAAACTTCGTGATTCGCGGGCGCTCTGGATCGACAGGCGGCGGAAACATTATTCAACCGGAAAAGAAAAATGAAAATATACCTGCTATTTTTATGTCTCCTCGCCGAGACCTCATCGTCAATGAATCCCACAAATCAAAAAGCCGTTACGCAAAACGCAATTCAAGCGGATACAACCAAAGCTTACGATTCGCTTTCTATAAGTGCGAAAGGCATGATCAAGAATAGCAATCAATCCTCTGGCATTGTTAGCATGGATTCAGGAAGGATTAATATCATAGTCAGACCAGCAGAAGCAAGTGATGCTTCTATTATGCTCATTCAGAAGAGCAGGACGAAAGTTTATCCATTTGAGGTCTTTGATACTCGGCCGATTGAACTTGATACGCTGGGGATTTGGAAAGCTCCTCTTTCAATGCAAATGTCTTTTGGTGATTATGTTCTGATTTTGCACAAAGAAGGATTTAAAGATTTGGCTGACAAAGTCAGGTTTATTAAAAATGATGATAGTATTTCTATCGGGATGATTTCATTAGCGTATCTACGGTACAAACGCGAGCAATGGAGATCATATATGTGGATAAGTGCAGGAATTTCCATTGTTGCAGGCATTACTTCTTATTATTTCTATACTAGAGTTAAGAAATACGAGGATGAATATAATGAAGCAATTTCTTCGGATGTGGCACATGATAAGCATGACCAAACAGATAGAAATCGCCGATACTATAAAATATCATCCGGCAGTACATTCGCAGCGTTGGGCTGCTTTGCGGTTTCCTGGTCATTCGAACTTTCTTATTAATGCCTTTTTGGGGATAAATTTAAGATCACAAAAAGTGCTGTCGCGTTGTGTTCTGTGGTGTTTGGGTTATTCGGACTTAACTTAGCACAATGATATTACAATGATTACGAAATACGTAAAATATCACATGAACTTCAGTCATCGATCGATAACTCTGCAATTGATGACCCTGTTTATATGTGCCGCATTCCCTTTGTCATGTGACATACCGGTGGAATATCGTAATCCATTCGAACACGGGGTAACGATTCCGCCTCCAAGCGAATTGAAAATAGATTCTGTAAACGATACGTTTATTTCATTAAGTTGGAGGAATAACTTCTCGGTGTCAGGGCAAAACCAAATCCCTTACATGCAGACTGTTATCTCATACAATCGCGAAGGATATTACGTTGACATTTATGGTTCTGTCCAACCAATTTATCCGATTGACACAGTTAAGGGGTTGGCCTCATCAGCGACAATTTCCAGAATATTCGAGCTCATCCCGGGTACCGGTGCTGCATATTTGTGCGTTCGGACGATCTCCGGATCGAACTCTAGCGATCCATCTGCCTTTGTTGGAACAAGGATCTCTTCTCCCACTCCATCCCAATTAACAGCCGCGCTTGTCAATCGGACCTCCTGCCGACTTCAATGGAGCGACAACTCAAAATCTGAATCATATTTTGCGATTGAAAGAAAGATAAGCGCAGTTGACAGCTTCGCTTTGATCGCAACATCTCCAGCTCATAGTGTATCGTTTATTGATACAACCATAACATACGAAGGTGATACGGTCTATTATAGAATACGTGCTGTTTTCGAAAATGGAGTATACAGCGCTTATGACAGCGCTTCGGTCTACGTTCCGATCGTCGCACCTTCGTTAGCGAGCGCTCCTGCAGTCAACAGCACATCTGTATC
This genomic window from Bacteroidota bacterium contains:
- a CDS encoding CPBP family intramembrane glutamic endopeptidase, which gives rise to METVGPVDHHSLLRTIVLSLIPGILILLFLILFAPLANQFGLSSTLVLFAAIALVLVPFELGYLLLLGKKLNGRFSLKGIILFHEKIPLWQFFVFIPLLLLWTIFCFAVISPKIDHFFIDNFFTWLPKWFFANGFTQNAGQYSKTVLILTIILGFVFNGLVGPIVEELYFRGYLLPRLGQTGRWAPLLNVVLFSLYHLFSPWQNATRILALLPLVYVVWWKRNIVIGIVTHCSLNILGMIAMLVFLNKA
- a CDS encoding class I SAM-dependent methyltransferase — its product is MTTNDNAKDIEHFNRWSRTYDTSWVQRYTDRFHPEMLGAVANEIAAPNAVLDVGCGTGKLLHKASALWPSAQLLGVDPAEGMVELARGRLPSATIHLAAAESLPLADSSVDVVLSSISFHHWSDKPAALREVHRVLRTGGCFCLADISMPAWLAALFRHSTVKSPAATSQLFREAGFTVKAQHRTFTRFVFLTLGVKGSKSG